A region from the Kineothrix sp. IPX-CK genome encodes:
- a CDS encoding DUF6385 domain-containing protein, giving the protein MNNMIPLSVINRQDFTLLYFDLNDVKTPERIDKAYILSNNYCGDAAEKPVEVFINDSLSEEDYEFLNDSLKGARTYGQSGNVIADISENVKMLVSEYIPNWGITIKKQLQNPRLMITYHKDTIYPNCECNPFFDKEIFLSGYNHNIQSPWFCTAYSQTITFFAQNAGCNDIAIYLQYSPDRVRSVNDPQQLIIRPEETVDIIPYKFSKFTRMAAHSEHKQIALRMWFQTQLTNH; this is encoded by the coding sequence ATGAATAATATGATACCATTATCAGTTATCAATAGACAAGATTTTACTTTACTTTATTTTGACCTTAATGACGTTAAAACACCCGAAAGAATCGACAAGGCATATATTTTGAGTAACAACTATTGCGGAGATGCTGCCGAAAAACCAGTGGAGGTTTTTATAAATGATTCCTTATCCGAAGAAGATTACGAGTTTCTAAATGATTCCTTAAAAGGGGCAAGGACTTATGGACAATCCGGCAATGTTATAGCAGATATAAGTGAAAATGTTAAAATGTTAGTATCGGAATATATTCCCAATTGGGGGATTACTATTAAAAAACAGCTTCAAAATCCAAGACTGATGATTACTTACCACAAGGATACAATCTACCCAAACTGTGAATGTAATCCCTTCTTTGATAAGGAGATTTTTCTTTCAGGTTACAACCATAATATCCAATCGCCGTGGTTTTGTACCGCTTACTCTCAAACAATTACTTTTTTTGCTCAAAACGCCGGATGTAATGATATTGCGATTTATCTTCAATATAGTCCGGATCGTGTCCGTTCTGTAAACGATCCGCAGCAGCTGATAATCAGACCGGAAGAAACAGTGGATATTATTCCCTATAAATTCTCGAAATTTACACGTATGGCCGCCCATTCGGAGCATAAGCAAATTGCTCTGCGCATGTGGTTCCAAACGCAGCTGACGAACCACTAA
- a CDS encoding cytidylate kinase-like family protein, which produces METYAITVARGFGSGGKEVASKIAKELGIHCYENRILTLASQLSGLDEQLFSEVNEKMRGKKFSGLLKGLPKTGNPNPAAVDFVSDERLFEFQKEIIENLVQSESCVIVGKCADWVLKDYDNVISVYIEAPRSFCVKRIMEKMNVSEETAHASIEKTDKYRADYYSHYTGGNYWTNPVNYDLTLNSERVGIENCVRVIKEYIQIKFPSL; this is translated from the coding sequence ATGGAGACTTATGCAATTACTGTAGCGAGAGGATTTGGAAGCGGCGGAAAAGAAGTTGCTTCTAAAATTGCAAAAGAACTGGGAATTCATTGTTATGAGAATAGAATTCTTACACTTGCATCGCAGCTCAGCGGATTGGATGAGCAATTGTTTTCGGAAGTAAATGAAAAAATGCGAGGCAAGAAGTTTTCCGGTCTATTAAAAGGTCTGCCGAAAACAGGGAATCCTAATCCGGCTGCGGTTGACTTTGTATCGGATGAACGGTTATTCGAGTTTCAAAAAGAAATAATAGAGAATCTTGTTCAATCGGAGTCCTGTGTCATTGTAGGAAAATGCGCAGATTGGGTTTTAAAGGATTATGACAATGTAATCAGTGTGTACATTGAGGCACCGCGTTCCTTTTGCGTAAAGAGAATCATGGAAAAGATGAATGTTAGTGAAGAAACGGCCCATGCTTCCATAGAAAAAACAGATAAGTACCGGGCAGATTATTATTCGCATTATACCGGAGGGAATTATTGGACTAATCCGGTCAATTATGATCTGACATTGAATAGCGAACGGGTAGGAATAGAAAATTGTGTTCGTGTTATAAAAGAGTACATACAAATTAAATTCCCGTCATTATAA
- a CDS encoding amino acid ABC transporter permease, whose amino-acid sequence MDKGFAGWVIYIWNEYWPFFLKGTIVTLEVAILGTILGFLLGFLIGILQSAPIVKNDNVFKKTVFRLLLLLSRIYVEIFRSTPMMVQGMVIFYGLKSFGPGLSSFWAAVLVTMLNTGAYMSETVRGGIISIDYGQQEGAKALGMSHVATMYSVILPQAFRNIIPEMVNMYLTNLKMTSVLNVINVAELYFVTKTAAGTYYRYFEAYIICGLIYFVLCTLFTRVFSVLEKKLDGKKNYELAVEYMEAE is encoded by the coding sequence ATGGATAAAGGTTTTGCTGGATGGGTGATATATATATGGAACGAATATTGGCCGTTTTTTTTAAAAGGAACCATTGTTACGTTAGAAGTTGCTATACTGGGAACCATATTAGGATTCTTATTAGGATTTTTGATTGGAATACTTCAGTCCGCACCTATTGTAAAAAATGATAATGTATTCAAAAAAACAGTATTTCGATTATTGTTATTACTAAGTCGTATTTATGTTGAAATATTCAGAAGTACACCAATGATGGTTCAGGGCATGGTAATATTCTATGGACTTAAATCCTTCGGTCCGGGGTTATCGTCATTTTGGGCAGCGGTACTGGTAACCATGTTAAATACAGGAGCTTATATGTCTGAAACCGTAAGAGGCGGGATCATTTCTATTGATTATGGACAGCAGGAGGGGGCAAAGGCTTTAGGAATGAGTCATGTTGCCACTATGTATTCCGTAATATTGCCGCAGGCATTTCGTAATATAATACCGGAAATGGTTAATATGTATCTTACGAATCTAAAAATGACATCTGTTTTAAACGTTATTAATGTGGCAGAATTGTATTTTGTTACAAAGACAGCAGCCGGTACTTATTACAGATACTTTGAAGCTTATATTATTTGTGGCCTTATCTATTTTGTACTCTGTACATTATTTACCAGAGTTTTTTCTGTTTTGGAAAAGAAACTGGATGGAAAGAAGAATTATGAACTGGCAGTAGAATACATGGAAGCAGAATAG
- a CDS encoding NADP-dependent glyceraldehyde-3-phosphate dehydrogenase, giving the protein MMTLIKDDNNLYRNLINGEWVESKDGKYITVTSPIDNSVIGSVPAMTKNEVDLAVQAAKEAQKDWKHVTIDEKAEILYHAADILLKNKEELAGLMVKEIAKDRKSGLSEVERTADFIKFTADTAKNISGESIPGDSFPGGKTNKVSIVRREPLGVVLAISPFNYPVNLAASKIAPGLMAGNSVILKPATQGSLCGLYLARAFQEAGVPDGVLNTVTGKGSEIGDYITTHPGINFINFTGSTEVGQHISQITNMVPLLMELGGKDAAIVLEDADLDLTANNIVAGGYSYSGQRCTAVKRILAVDQIADQLVEKIMSKMEKLAYGNPLEKDVDIVPLISSKAADFVCELIDDAKEKGAKLLVGGNREGNIITPTLFDYVTTDMRIAWEEPFGPVLPIIRVKDKDEAIEIANASEYGLQSAVFTQNINDAFYVADKLEVGTVQVNNKTERGPDHFPFLGVKASGIGTQGIRYSIESMSRPKVTVINLPHQE; this is encoded by the coding sequence ATGATGACTTTAATCAAGGATGATAATAATCTATATAGAAATCTCATAAATGGTGAATGGGTTGAGAGTAAAGACGGTAAGTATATTACTGTAACATCCCCTATTGATAATTCAGTTATTGGAAGTGTACCTGCAATGACAAAAAATGAGGTGGATTTGGCGGTACAAGCGGCAAAGGAAGCGCAGAAGGACTGGAAGCATGTGACAATAGATGAAAAAGCGGAAATTTTGTATCATGCAGCTGATATTCTTCTGAAAAACAAGGAGGAACTGGCCGGCCTCATGGTAAAAGAAATAGCAAAAGACAGAAAGAGCGGTCTTTCCGAAGTGGAAAGAACGGCCGATTTCATCAAGTTTACGGCAGATACCGCCAAGAATATTTCCGGCGAAAGCATTCCGGGGGATAGTTTTCCGGGGGGAAAAACAAATAAAGTTTCGATTGTAAGAAGAGAACCTCTTGGAGTTGTTTTAGCGATCTCTCCATTTAACTATCCTGTGAATTTGGCTGCATCTAAGATTGCGCCAGGATTGATGGCTGGGAATTCTGTTATTTTAAAACCGGCAACTCAAGGCAGCTTATGCGGACTATATTTAGCAAGAGCTTTTCAGGAAGCGGGAGTTCCTGACGGGGTTTTAAATACTGTTACCGGAAAAGGCAGTGAAATAGGAGATTATATCACTACTCATCCGGGAATTAATTTTATTAATTTTACCGGCAGTACAGAAGTTGGGCAGCATATTTCACAAATAACTAATATGGTACCGCTGTTGATGGAACTTGGCGGAAAGGATGCCGCTATTGTTTTGGAAGACGCGGATTTAGATTTGACAGCCAATAATATTGTTGCGGGAGGGTATTCTTATTCCGGTCAAAGATGTACTGCAGTTAAGCGAATTTTAGCAGTAGATCAAATAGCAGATCAATTGGTAGAAAAGATAATGTCTAAGATGGAAAAGTTAGCCTATGGGAATCCATTAGAAAAGGATGTTGATATTGTACCATTAATCAGTTCGAAGGCAGCGGATTTTGTATGTGAATTGATAGATGATGCGAAAGAAAAAGGTGCTAAGCTGCTCGTTGGAGGGAACAGAGAAGGAAATATTATCACTCCGACTTTGTTCGATTACGTTACGACTGACATGAGAATTGCCTGGGAAGAACCATTTGGTCCTGTGCTTCCGATCATACGTGTGAAAGATAAAGACGAGGCAATAGAGATAGCAAATGCATCCGAATACGGACTTCAATCTGCAGTGTTTACGCAGAATATCAATGATGCCTTTTATGTGGCAGACAAATTAGAGGTAGGCACTGTTCAAGTGAATAACAAAACGGAAAGAGGTCCCGATCACTTCCCGTTTCTTGGAGTAAAAGCTTCCGGGATTGGTACGCAGGGAATTCGTTATTCCATTGAGTCTATGTCCAGACCTAAGGTAACTGTCATTAATTTGCCGCATCAGGAATAG
- a CDS encoding methionyl aminopeptidase: protein MSDKFGRNDLCWCGSGRKYKKCHGPIEEQIEIYRLKGCEVPHRKLLKTKQQIEGMRESSKRNIALLDFITNYVADGVTTEELDRLIFEKTKELGGVPATLNYNGYPKSVCISINDVVCHGIPSDRILLRNGDIVNIDVSTIFNGFFSDSSRMFCIGDVSAGKQKLVDVAKECVELGIEQVKPWGFLGDVGQAVHDHARGNGYSVVREIGGHGIGLQFHEEPWVGYVTKKGTGMLLVPGLVFTVEPMINMGKSNIVTDKSDNWTVRTADGKPSAQWEKTVLVTETGYEVLTY from the coding sequence ATGTCTGATAAATTTGGAAGAAATGATCTCTGCTGGTGTGGCAGCGGTCGGAAATATAAGAAATGTCATGGCCCTATTGAAGAGCAAATTGAAATTTACCGCTTAAAGGGATGTGAAGTACCTCATCGGAAATTGCTTAAAACAAAACAGCAGATTGAAGGTATGCGGGAAAGCAGCAAACGAAACATCGCTTTGCTGGATTTTATTACAAATTATGTGGCTGATGGAGTCACTACGGAAGAACTTGACCGGCTCATCTTTGAGAAAACCAAGGAATTGGGAGGAGTTCCGGCAACACTTAATTACAACGGTTACCCCAAGAGCGTGTGTATCTCGATCAATGATGTTGTGTGTCATGGTATACCCTCTGATCGTATATTATTGCGAAACGGGGATATTGTAAATATTGATGTGTCTACAATTTTCAATGGTTTTTTTTCGGATTCTTCACGCATGTTTTGCATTGGTGATGTTTCTGCCGGGAAACAAAAACTGGTTGATGTTGCGAAAGAGTGTGTGGAGCTTGGCATTGAACAAGTAAAACCGTGGGGATTTCTTGGAGATGTTGGGCAAGCGGTTCATGACCATGCAAGGGGAAATGGGTATTCTGTTGTTAGAGAAATCGGAGGCCATGGTATTGGTCTGCAATTTCACGAAGAACCCTGGGTCGGTTATGTAACAAAGAAAGGAACTGGAATGCTCTTAGTTCCGGGGCTTGTTTTTACGGTAGAACCTATGATAAATATGGGAAAATCCAATATAGTAACGGATAAATCTGATAATTGGACTGTTCGTACCGCTGACGGGAAGCCTTCTGCTCAATGGGAAAAAACAGTATTAGTTACCGAGACCGGTTATGAGGTGTTGACATATTAG
- a CDS encoding iron-containing alcohol dehydrogenase, which produces MKKIVFTKTALITGRDALDYLRNIEYKKAVIVTGGQSMVRTGVIDRVKAIMHREACEVVLYSGISKNPTTRQVEEGVAFFHKEKPDVVLALGGGSAIDAAKVMLLFYEHPEITWDTVFSMSLEDKNLKTKLIAIPSTSGTASEVTQVSVITLEEQQFKLAIKTEHIRPDIAILDPNLPVTLPAHIVAETGMDALTHALEAYINKNGNDFTDALAKEAIEGIMEWLPISYKEGTVQSREKIHNFQCMAGMAFSNAGLGMVHGVSHAFGGKYNLAHGLVNAIILPYSMNYNKKDAEVAAKYTKLSRILEKDIIEGVKQMNRELDIPACIADIGITEEEFKRDFHEILQNSMKGATVVNPIKVSPEDMEKFINCVYFGIKVTF; this is translated from the coding sequence ATGAAGAAAATTGTATTTACCAAAACGGCACTGATCACGGGAAGAGATGCACTTGATTATTTGAGAAATATAGAGTATAAAAAGGCGGTTATTGTAACCGGCGGTCAATCCATGGTAAGAACAGGTGTCATCGATAGAGTAAAAGCGATTATGCATAGAGAAGCATGTGAGGTTGTTTTATACAGTGGAATCAGTAAAAATCCCACAACCAGACAGGTGGAAGAAGGCGTTGCATTTTTTCATAAAGAAAAACCGGATGTCGTATTGGCGCTCGGCGGAGGATCTGCGATTGATGCCGCAAAAGTTATGCTTCTTTTCTATGAGCATCCGGAAATAACCTGGGATACTGTATTTTCTATGTCTCTTGAGGATAAAAATTTAAAAACTAAATTGATAGCCATACCTTCCACATCAGGAACAGCATCAGAAGTAACACAAGTCAGCGTTATTACATTGGAAGAACAACAGTTCAAATTAGCGATTAAAACCGAACATATAAGACCGGATATTGCCATATTGGATCCGAATCTTCCTGTAACATTACCCGCTCATATCGTTGCTGAAACAGGAATGGATGCCTTAACCCATGCACTGGAAGCATACATAAACAAAAATGGAAATGATTTCACGGATGCCCTTGCTAAGGAAGCTATTGAAGGTATCATGGAATGGCTGCCAATTTCGTATAAAGAAGGAACTGTGCAAAGCAGAGAAAAAATCCATAATTTCCAATGTATGGCCGGTATGGCATTTTCCAATGCGGGACTTGGTATGGTACACGGCGTGTCACATGCTTTTGGGGGGAAATATAATCTTGCACACGGACTTGTTAATGCCATAATTCTTCCGTACTCAATGAATTATAATAAAAAGGATGCAGAGGTTGCTGCTAAGTACACAAAATTATCCCGTATACTGGAAAAGGATATTATAGAAGGTGTTAAGCAAATGAATCGCGAACTGGATATTCCAGCATGCATTGCAGATATTGGAATCACAGAAGAAGAGTTTAAGAGAGATTTTCATGAGATTTTGCAAAATTCCATGAAGGGAGCAACAGTTGTTAATCCAATTAAAGTATCTCCGGAAGATATGGAAAAATTTATTAATTGCGTGTATTTCGGCATAAAGGTTACGTTTTAG
- a CDS encoding amino acid ABC transporter ATP-binding protein — MKEPIINVEHLVKSFGNHEVLKDLHFSISKGEVVCVIGSSGSGKSTLLRCINGLESLTSGTIHFQGESVGRGEKELNKFRANVGMVFQSFNLFNNMTVLQNCMVGTRKVLKLNPKESKERAIKHLKQVGMAPYINAKPAQLSGGQKQRVAIARALTMQPQVLLFDEPTSALDPEMVGEVLQVMKKLASEGLTMVIVTHEMSFAKDVSTRTIFMDEGYIVEDDIPENLFENPKNPRMREFLSRYIGDGKNS; from the coding sequence ATGAAGGAGCCAATTATTAATGTTGAGCATTTGGTAAAGTCATTTGGTAACCATGAGGTATTAAAAGATCTGCATTTTTCAATCTCCAAAGGCGAAGTGGTTTGTGTGATCGGTTCGTCCGGTTCCGGGAAATCGACTTTATTGAGGTGCATTAACGGATTGGAATCATTAACTTCCGGTACAATCCATTTTCAGGGAGAGTCGGTTGGCCGCGGAGAAAAGGAATTAAATAAGTTCAGAGCTAATGTTGGCATGGTATTTCAATCGTTTAACTTATTTAACAATATGACAGTATTGCAAAATTGTATGGTTGGAACCAGAAAAGTACTAAAGCTTAACCCAAAAGAATCAAAGGAGCGCGCTATAAAACACTTGAAACAAGTAGGAATGGCACCTTATATAAATGCGAAACCAGCCCAGTTATCCGGCGGACAAAAACAAAGAGTGGCTATCGCGAGAGCGCTTACTATGCAGCCGCAGGTTCTGCTTTTTGATGAACCGACTTCTGCACTTGATCCGGAAATGGTTGGCGAAGTACTTCAGGTAATGAAAAAACTCGCAAGTGAAGGATTGACCATGGTAATCGTCACTCATGAAATGTCGTTTGCAAAGGACGTATCGACCAGAACAATATTTATGGATGAAGGGTATATTGTAGAAGATGATATACCTGAGAATCTATTTGAGAATCCTAAGAATCCAAGAATGAGAGAGTTTTTAAGCAGATACATCGGAGATGGTAAGAATTCATAA
- a CDS encoding AraC family transcriptional regulator, with protein sequence MKMKTFCIKRNINYQEVIANGNLFEKFYEIDNPCNDKLITIPDGSIDIQCLWRNNKLKVLIVGSFREGGTSLLTEYDKCFGGRLIRGVVPSCFKGFMEDIISNRIPIESFLRIPEMEDMISFDLPLEQKADCMLSLLENAMITNENIITKHIINKIEKEHGNVIIGDMVETLGYSHRYTNRVFKSNVGLSIKNYANIVRLQESLRYIRLQREDDIYSKLGYYDQAHFIHDFKKFSSFTPNAMKKIQDINFV encoded by the coding sequence ATGAAAATGAAGACATTTTGCATTAAGCGCAATATCAATTATCAGGAAGTGATCGCAAACGGTAATTTGTTTGAAAAATTCTATGAAATTGATAATCCGTGTAATGATAAATTAATTACCATACCGGATGGAAGCATTGACATTCAATGCCTATGGAGAAATAACAAGCTGAAGGTATTGATAGTAGGAAGTTTTCGTGAAGGAGGAACCTCTCTTCTTACAGAATATGACAAATGCTTTGGCGGAAGATTGATCAGAGGGGTTGTTCCGTCATGCTTTAAAGGGTTTATGGAGGATATTATCAGCAACAGAATTCCTATAGAATCTTTTCTCAGGATACCGGAGATGGAGGATATGATAAGCTTTGATTTACCCTTGGAGCAAAAGGCGGATTGTATGTTATCCCTGCTTGAAAATGCAATGATAACCAATGAGAACATCATTACCAAACATATTATTAATAAGATTGAAAAAGAGCACGGAAATGTAATTATAGGTGATATGGTTGAAACCTTAGGGTACAGTCACCGTTATACAAACCGCGTCTTTAAAAGCAACGTGGGTTTGTCCATTAAGAATTATGCCAATATTGTTCGTTTACAGGAAAGTTTACGATATATCAGACTTCAAAGAGAAGATGATATCTACAGTAAATTGGGATATTATGATCAAGCTCACTTTATTCACGACTTTAAGAAGTTTTCTTCATTTACACCGAATGCTATGAAAAAAATACAGGATATAAATTTTGTATAA
- a CDS encoding aminotransferase class III-fold pyridoxal phosphate-dependent enzyme translates to MNREEIFNDSKKYTVFTWVAQEKFKPLVIEKAEGIYMWDYDGIRYMDLSSQLVNVNIGFNNENIIKAIQEQAAALPYIAPKHTYDKRAELGKIIIEEIAPPNMEKVLFTLGGADANEYAIRLAKAFTGKDKVFSKYESYHGSTYGAANLTGEAERSSPFPTISGFIKFQPPHLYTYDIQFSTEEEATKHFLSRLEYQIIMEGSDSIAALFIESVTGSNGTYLYPKGYLKGVRKLCDKYEIVMVCDEVMAGFLRCGEWFACQAEGIEPDIITFAKGVNSGYAPLGGVIINKKIADYFDVHALPSGLTYNSHALGVAAAIACIREYQRLDIKTNVQTLAGKFAQGMEKLKEKHLAIGDVRYIGLFGAIEFVTDREKHTSMLKGKDGKPFLSQMIANLYKFGLATFGHGATIMIAPPLIITEVQLEEMFGALEEALTFADEQL, encoded by the coding sequence ATGAATAGAGAGGAAATATTTAATGATTCTAAAAAATATACTGTTTTCACCTGGGTAGCACAAGAGAAATTTAAACCGCTGGTAATAGAAAAAGCGGAAGGTATCTATATGTGGGACTATGACGGAATCCGATATATGGATTTAAGTTCACAATTAGTTAACGTTAACATTGGCTTTAACAATGAGAATATTATTAAAGCCATCCAGGAGCAAGCGGCAGCTTTACCGTATATTGCACCAAAGCATACCTATGATAAGAGGGCCGAACTGGGAAAAATAATAATCGAAGAAATCGCACCCCCCAATATGGAAAAAGTTTTATTTACACTAGGAGGTGCCGATGCGAACGAATATGCGATACGGCTTGCAAAAGCTTTTACCGGCAAAGATAAAGTGTTTTCAAAATATGAATCCTATCACGGTTCCACCTATGGAGCAGCCAATTTAACAGGTGAGGCGGAACGCTCTTCACCGTTTCCTACCATTTCAGGATTCATTAAATTCCAACCTCCGCACTTATATACTTATGACATTCAGTTCTCAACAGAAGAAGAAGCAACAAAACATTTTCTGAGTCGGTTAGAATATCAGATTATTATGGAAGGTTCCGACAGTATTGCAGCTTTGTTTATAGAATCGGTTACCGGAAGTAACGGAACTTATCTGTACCCGAAGGGGTATTTGAAAGGAGTTCGTAAACTCTGTGATAAATATGAGATTGTAATGGTGTGTGACGAAGTTATGGCAGGTTTTTTAAGATGTGGTGAGTGGTTTGCCTGTCAGGCAGAGGGAATAGAACCGGATATCATTACTTTTGCAAAAGGAGTTAATAGCGGATATGCACCTTTGGGAGGAGTAATAATCAATAAAAAAATTGCAGACTATTTTGATGTGCATGCACTTCCAAGCGGACTGACCTATAATTCGCATGCGCTTGGAGTCGCGGCCGCTATAGCGTGCATCAGAGAGTACCAGAGGCTGGATATTAAAACTAATGTTCAGACATTGGCCGGAAAATTTGCTCAGGGGATGGAAAAATTAAAAGAAAAACACTTGGCGATCGGTGATGTCAGATATATTGGATTGTTTGGTGCGATAGAGTTTGTGACCGATAGGGAGAAGCATACGAGTATGCTAAAGGGCAAGGACGGAAAGCCGTTTTTATCCCAAATGATCGCGAATCTATATAAATTCGGACTCGCAACCTTCGGACATGGAGCGACAATCATGATAGCTCCTCCGCTTATCATTACAGAAGTACAGTTGGAAGAAATGTTTGGTGCATTAGAGGAAGCATTAACATTTGCGGATGAGCAATTATAG
- a CDS encoding AraC family transcriptional regulator, translating to MSVQTIETMAKWVENNITENPSLQDMSSYVGYSPYYCSTKFREHMGMTYKQFLAQCKLKGAAYDLCVTNDKIIDIAFRYGYSSSESFARAFSKAFQCSPRQYRNAFGFLPDSL from the coding sequence ATGTCTGTACAAACAATAGAAACAATGGCAAAGTGGGTAGAAAATAACATAACGGAAAATCCGAGTCTGCAGGATATGTCATCATATGTTGGATATTCGCCGTATTACTGCTCTACGAAGTTTCGGGAGCACATGGGTATGACATATAAACAGTTTCTTGCTCAATGTAAATTAAAAGGTGCCGCTTATGATCTTTGCGTAACCAATGACAAAATAATTGATATTGCGTTCCGATACGGATACTCGTCATCTGAATCGTTTGCCAGAGCTTTTTCTAAAGCGTTTCAATGTTCGCCGCGCCAATATCGGAATGCTTTCGGTTTTCTGCCGGATTCCCTTTAG
- a CDS encoding nitroreductase family protein — MLEQIESRRSIRKYLNKKVEKVKLVQILESARLAPSGSNTQPWVFIVVESEEMKEKLSNADHQQQWMMTAPVFVVCVADIRCRISEGISVRLDENSPEPELKQIIRDTAIAMEHILLEAEHLGLATCWTAWFEQDDVRSILNIPEDKYVCGIITLGYGDETPKQRPRKELEEIVRYERW, encoded by the coding sequence ATGTTAGAACAAATAGAAAGCAGAAGGAGCATCCGTAAATATCTTAATAAAAAAGTTGAAAAAGTGAAGCTTGTCCAAATATTAGAAAGCGCCAGATTGGCACCATCCGGAAGCAATACGCAGCCTTGGGTGTTCATTGTAGTTGAATCAGAGGAAATGAAAGAGAAATTATCAAATGCTGATCACCAACAACAGTGGATGATGACAGCCCCTGTATTTGTCGTGTGTGTAGCGGATATTCGTTGTCGTATTTCGGAAGGTATCAGCGTAAGGCTGGATGAGAACAGTCCTGAACCGGAGCTCAAGCAAATTATCAGGGATACAGCCATTGCGATGGAGCATATTTTGCTTGAAGCGGAGCATTTAGGATTGGCAACGTGCTGGACGGCATGGTTTGAACAAGATGATGTCAGATCTATCTTGAATATTCCGGAAGATAAATATGTGTGCGGAATAATTACGCTGGGATATGGTGATGAAACACCAAAGCAGAGGCCAAGGAAAGAGTTGGAAGAAATCGTCCGGTATGAAAGATGGTGA
- a CDS encoding transporter substrate-binding domain-containing protein → MKKRTLAILFATIMSISVMSGCAASSSKETTAAAEKETTTEETESTEETAASDGPYAAATELTGGVLRVGMECAYAPFNWTQSTAAVDADGWEAVPIFGTSDYGFGYDVMFAQKIADEMGWTLEVHKIEWSSIVLGMQSGDYDCIIAGMVYTEERDKTVDFTRAYYNRDNVMVVAADGPYANATGLSDFDGCSAVTQINTSWADYVTQIPNVKAGTFPETTSEVIMQVATGAADCAVLDYPTAYSAALSNTAVKVIKLADDNDFTTPEGMSEAVSVAVDEGNTVLKDAIETAMDAIGWDQADMDEYMDLGIMVQPLSN, encoded by the coding sequence ATGAAAAAAAGGACTTTGGCAATTTTATTTGCAACAATTATGAGTATTAGTGTGATGAGTGGATGCGCAGCATCTTCATCTAAAGAAACGACAGCAGCAGCGGAGAAGGAGACGACAACCGAAGAAACGGAAAGCACGGAGGAAACGGCTGCTTCAGATGGTCCTTATGCGGCGGCAACAGAGTTAACAGGCGGTGTATTAAGAGTGGGAATGGAATGTGCATATGCACCGTTTAACTGGACACAGTCTACTGCCGCCGTTGATGCAGACGGTTGGGAAGCGGTTCCCATATTCGGTACAAGTGATTATGGATTTGGTTATGATGTTATGTTTGCACAAAAAATAGCAGATGAAATGGGATGGACATTAGAGGTACATAAGATTGAATGGTCAAGTATTGTCCTTGGAATGCAGTCAGGTGATTATGATTGCATTATCGCCGGAATGGTTTATACGGAAGAAAGAGATAAAACAGTAGACTTTACCAGGGCATATTACAATAGAGATAACGTTATGGTGGTAGCGGCAGACGGACCTTATGCAAATGCAACGGGCTTGTCGGATTTTGATGGCTGTTCGGCTGTTACGCAGATTAATACATCATGGGCAGACTATGTGACCCAGATTCCGAATGTGAAAGCAGGAACCTTCCCTGAAACAACATCCGAAGTAATCATGCAGGTTGCAACAGGTGCGGCTGACTGTGCTGTATTAGATTATCCAACTGCTTATTCTGCAGCATTAAGTAATACCGCTGTTAAGGTCATTAAGCTGGCGGATGATAATGACTTTACTACACCGGAAGGTATGTCTGAGGCTGTTTCGGTAGCCGTAGACGAAGGAAATACCGTATTAAAGGATGCCATCGAAACCGCAATGGATGCCATCGGATGGGATCAGGCTGATATGGATGAATATATGGACCTGGGAATTATGGTACAGCCTTTAAGTAACTAA